One genomic segment of Ictalurus punctatus breed USDA103 chromosome 12, Coco_2.0, whole genome shotgun sequence includes these proteins:
- the LOC128634112 gene encoding NACHT, LRR and PYD domains-containing protein 12 isoform X2, whose amino-acid sequence MTSNMSVSGEQDLKRDERMMEGKRSDSPEPSCMSMKSDWSMDHPLTFRDGASSPDVRPQQKKSNLSRNQLDSIFKELEHKITLHVLKNMNHTDLAHTLHNKLASVYQTKLKSSLREKFKRINEGISQHGSSALLNEIYTELYITEGWSGDVNNEHEVRQIETASRRPATQETPIKCNDLFKDKSIRSVLTKGVAGIGKTVSVQKFILDWAEGKANQDVTFMLPLPFRELNLMKQRHLSLMDLLHHFFPEIRKLEVIDCDSYKVVLIFDGLDECRLPLNFQKNERLCDVTESASVDVLLTNLIKGNLLPSALLWITSRPGAANQIPPECVDQVTEVRGFSDPQKEEYFRKRISDQSLANKIISHMKSSRSLYIMCHIPVFCWISATVLERMLGGAESGEIPKTLTQMFTHFLIFQIKHKDQKYHQKCDPDPQQTRESILALGKLAFQQLEKGNLIFYEEDLRECGIDVREVSVYSGVCTQIFREEFGLHLGKVFSFVHLSVQEFLAALYAFFCFIFRKTNVLVEQSTGLFNFFRKSDMSDLLRTAVDKALQSENGHLDLFLRFLLGLSLESNQTLLRGLMPQTGSSSHIKQETVEYIKEKIRENPSPEKSINLFHCLNELNDHSLVQEVQTYLNRGGYSRLRGTRLSPAQWSALVFVLLNSDQELDEFDLRKYDRSDECLLKLLPVVKASRRADLCECKLTEESCRVLSSVLRSNSSRLRELNLSLNKLQDSGVKLLSAGLENPHCTLETLSLCWCKLTEESCRVLSSVLRSNSSRLRELNLSHNNLQDSGVKLLSAGLENPHCTLETLRLRECKLTEESCRVLSSVLRSNSSRLRELNLSDNNLQDSGVKLLSAGLENPHCTLEILRLCVCNLTEESCRVLSSVLRSNSSRLRELNLSVNNLQDSGVKLLSAGLENPHCTLETLRLRECKLTEESCRVLSSVLRSNSSRLRELNLSDNNLQDAGVKLLSAGLENPHCTLEILRMYNCSITDEGCAALASALRSNSSSHLRELNLNGNNPGESGVKLLSDLLKDPHCNLETLHINYNKLTRTGV is encoded by the exons atgacctccaacatgagtgtgtctggagaacaggacttaaagagagacgagag aatgatggagggaaagagatcagactcaccagaacccagctgtatgtccatgaagagtgactgGTCAATGGATCATCCACTTACCTTCAGAGAcggagccagttctcctgatgtgag accacaacagaagaaatcaaacctcagcagaaatcagttggactccatattcaag gagctggaacacaaa atcacactgcacgtcctgaagaacatgaaccacacagatctcgctcacacactgcacaaca aactcgcctctgtgtatcagacaaagctgaaatccagcctgagagagaagtttaaaagaattaatgaaggaatctcacagcatggaagttcagcacttctgaatgagatctacacagagctctacatcacagaggggtggagtggagacgtcaacaatgaacatgaggtgagacagattgagacagcgtccaggagaccagcaacacaggagacacccatcaaatgtaatgatctctttaaagacaagtccatcagaagtgttctgactaaaggagttgctggaattggaaaaacagtctctgtgcagaagttcattctggactgggctgaaggaaaagcaaatcaggacgtcaccttcatgcttccacttccctttagagagctgaatctgatgaagcagagacatctcagtctgatggatcttcttcatcactttttccctgaaatAAGAAAACTAGAAGTAATAGACTGTGACTCCTacaaagtggtgttgatctttgatggtctggatgagtgtcgacttcctctaaatttccagaagaatgagagactgtgtgatgtgacagagtcagcctcagtggatgtgctgctgacgaacctcatcaaggggaatctgcttccctctgctctcctctggataacctctcgaccaggagcagccaatcagatccctcctgagtgtgtagaccaggtaacagaggtacgagggttcagtgatcctcagaaagaggagtacttcaggaagaggatcagtgatcagagcctggccaataaaatcatctcacacatgaagtcttcaagaagcctctacatcatgtgccacatcccagtcttctgctggatctcagccactgttctagagagaatgttgggtggagcagagagtggagagatccccaagactctgactcaaatgttcacacacttcctgatctttcagatcaaacacaaggaccaaaagtaccatcagaaatgtgaccctgatcctcagcagaccagagagagtatcctggcactgggaaaactggctttccaacagctggagaaaggaaacctgatcttctatgaggaagacctgagagagtgtggcattgatgtgagagaagtgtcagtgtactcaggagtgtgtacccaaatcttcagagaggagtttgggcttcacctggggaaggtgttcagctttgtacatctgagtgttcaggagtttctggctgctttatatgcatttttctgctttatttttagaaagacaaatgtgttaGTGGAACAAAGCACTGGACTTTTTAATTTCTTCAGaaagtcagacatgtctgatctcctcaggactgcagtggacaaggccttacagagtgagaacggacacctggacctgttcctccgcttccttctgggtctctcactggagtccaatcagactctcttacgaggtttaatgccccagacaggaagcagctctcacatcaaacaggaaacagtcgagtacatcaaggagaagatcagggagaatccatctccagagaaatccatcaatctgttccactgtctgaatgaactgaatgatcattctctagtgcaggaagtacagacttacctgaacagaggaggtTACAGTCGTCTCAGGggaaccagactctctcctgctcagtggtcagctctggtgtttgtgttactgaactcagatcaggagctggatgagttCGATTTGAGGAAATATGACCGATCAGAcgaatgtcttctgaagctgctgccagtggtcaaagcctccagaagagctga tctgtgtgagtgtaaactgacagaggaaagctgtagagttctgtcctcagttctcagatcaaactcctccagactgagagaactgaacctgagtctcaataaactgcaggattcaggagtgaagctgctctctgctggactggagaatccacactgtacactggagacactgag tctgtgttggtgtaaactgacagaggaaagctgtagagttctgtcctcagttctcagatcaaactcctccagactgagagaactgaacctgagtcacaataacctgcaggattcaggagtgaagctgctctctgctggactggagaatccacactgtacactggagacactgag gctgcgtgagtgtaaactgacagaggaaagctgtagagttctgtcctcagttctcagatcaaactcctccagactgagagaactgaacctgagtgacaataacctgcaggattcaggagtgaagctgctctctgctggactggagaatccacactgtacactggagatactgag gctgtgtgtgtgtaatctgacagaggaaagctgtagagttctgtcctcagttctcagatcaaactcctccagactgagagaactgaacctgagtgtcaataacctgcaggattcaggagtgaagctgctctctgctggactggagaatccacactgtacactggagacactgag gctgcgtgagtgtaaactgacagaggaaagctgtagagttctgtcctcagttctcagatcaaactcctccagactgagagaactgaacctgagtgacaataacctgcaggatgcaggagtgaagctgctctctgctggactggagaatccacactgtacactggagatactgag gatgtataactgcagtattacagatgaaggttgtgctgctctggcttctgctctgaggtcaaactcctcatcacacctgagagaactgaatctgaacggtaataatccaggagaatcaggagtgaagctgctctctgatctactgaaggatccacactgtaacctggagacactaca cattaactataataaactcaccaggacTGGCGTATGA
- the LOC128634112 gene encoding NACHT, LRR and PYD domains-containing protein 12 isoform X1, with protein sequence MTSNMSVSGEQDLKRDERMMEGKRSDSPEPSCMSMKSDWSMDHPLTFRDGASSPDVRPQQKKSNLSRNQLDSIFKELEHKVITLIKNELKRFRKLLSPDYPACTEREVDDEEDLHSVRDGALKITLHVLKNMNHTDLAHTLHNKLASVYQTKLKSSLREKFKRINEGISQHGSSALLNEIYTELYITEGWSGDVNNEHEVRQIETASRRPATQETPIKCNDLFKDKSIRSVLTKGVAGIGKTVSVQKFILDWAEGKANQDVTFMLPLPFRELNLMKQRHLSLMDLLHHFFPEIRKLEVIDCDSYKVVLIFDGLDECRLPLNFQKNERLCDVTESASVDVLLTNLIKGNLLPSALLWITSRPGAANQIPPECVDQVTEVRGFSDPQKEEYFRKRISDQSLANKIISHMKSSRSLYIMCHIPVFCWISATVLERMLGGAESGEIPKTLTQMFTHFLIFQIKHKDQKYHQKCDPDPQQTRESILALGKLAFQQLEKGNLIFYEEDLRECGIDVREVSVYSGVCTQIFREEFGLHLGKVFSFVHLSVQEFLAALYAFFCFIFRKTNVLVEQSTGLFNFFRKSDMSDLLRTAVDKALQSENGHLDLFLRFLLGLSLESNQTLLRGLMPQTGSSSHIKQETVEYIKEKIRENPSPEKSINLFHCLNELNDHSLVQEVQTYLNRGGYSRLRGTRLSPAQWSALVFVLLNSDQELDEFDLRKYDRSDECLLKLLPVVKASRRADLCECKLTEESCRVLSSVLRSNSSRLRELNLSLNKLQDSGVKLLSAGLENPHCTLETLSLCWCKLTEESCRVLSSVLRSNSSRLRELNLSHNNLQDSGVKLLSAGLENPHCTLETLRLRECKLTEESCRVLSSVLRSNSSRLRELNLSDNNLQDSGVKLLSAGLENPHCTLEILRLCVCNLTEESCRVLSSVLRSNSSRLRELNLSVNNLQDSGVKLLSAGLENPHCTLETLRLRECKLTEESCRVLSSVLRSNSSRLRELNLSDNNLQDAGVKLLSAGLENPHCTLEILRMYNCSITDEGCAALASALRSNSSSHLRELNLNGNNPGESGVKLLSDLLKDPHCNLETLHINYNKLTRTGV encoded by the exons atgacctccaacatgagtgtgtctggagaacaggacttaaagagagacgagag aatgatggagggaaagagatcagactcaccagaacccagctgtatgtccatgaagagtgactgGTCAATGGATCATCCACTTACCTTCAGAGAcggagccagttctcctgatgtgag accacaacagaagaaatcaaacctcagcagaaatcagttggactccatattcaag gagctggaacacaaagtcatcactctgataaagaatgagctgaagaggttcaggaagctcctgagtccagattacccagcatgcactgagagggaggtggacgatgaggaggatctgcacagtgtcagagacggagcgctgaagatcacactgcacgtcctgaagaacatgaaccacacagatctcgctcacacactgcacaaca aactcgcctctgtgtatcagacaaagctgaaatccagcctgagagagaagtttaaaagaattaatgaaggaatctcacagcatggaagttcagcacttctgaatgagatctacacagagctctacatcacagaggggtggagtggagacgtcaacaatgaacatgaggtgagacagattgagacagcgtccaggagaccagcaacacaggagacacccatcaaatgtaatgatctctttaaagacaagtccatcagaagtgttctgactaaaggagttgctggaattggaaaaacagtctctgtgcagaagttcattctggactgggctgaaggaaaagcaaatcaggacgtcaccttcatgcttccacttccctttagagagctgaatctgatgaagcagagacatctcagtctgatggatcttcttcatcactttttccctgaaatAAGAAAACTAGAAGTAATAGACTGTGACTCCTacaaagtggtgttgatctttgatggtctggatgagtgtcgacttcctctaaatttccagaagaatgagagactgtgtgatgtgacagagtcagcctcagtggatgtgctgctgacgaacctcatcaaggggaatctgcttccctctgctctcctctggataacctctcgaccaggagcagccaatcagatccctcctgagtgtgtagaccaggtaacagaggtacgagggttcagtgatcctcagaaagaggagtacttcaggaagaggatcagtgatcagagcctggccaataaaatcatctcacacatgaagtcttcaagaagcctctacatcatgtgccacatcccagtcttctgctggatctcagccactgttctagagagaatgttgggtggagcagagagtggagagatccccaagactctgactcaaatgttcacacacttcctgatctttcagatcaaacacaaggaccaaaagtaccatcagaaatgtgaccctgatcctcagcagaccagagagagtatcctggcactgggaaaactggctttccaacagctggagaaaggaaacctgatcttctatgaggaagacctgagagagtgtggcattgatgtgagagaagtgtcagtgtactcaggagtgtgtacccaaatcttcagagaggagtttgggcttcacctggggaaggtgttcagctttgtacatctgagtgttcaggagtttctggctgctttatatgcatttttctgctttatttttagaaagacaaatgtgttaGTGGAACAAAGCACTGGACTTTTTAATTTCTTCAGaaagtcagacatgtctgatctcctcaggactgcagtggacaaggccttacagagtgagaacggacacctggacctgttcctccgcttccttctgggtctctcactggagtccaatcagactctcttacgaggtttaatgccccagacaggaagcagctctcacatcaaacaggaaacagtcgagtacatcaaggagaagatcagggagaatccatctccagagaaatccatcaatctgttccactgtctgaatgaactgaatgatcattctctagtgcaggaagtacagacttacctgaacagaggaggtTACAGTCGTCTCAGGggaaccagactctctcctgctcagtggtcagctctggtgtttgtgttactgaactcagatcaggagctggatgagttCGATTTGAGGAAATATGACCGATCAGAcgaatgtcttctgaagctgctgccagtggtcaaagcctccagaagagctga tctgtgtgagtgtaaactgacagaggaaagctgtagagttctgtcctcagttctcagatcaaactcctccagactgagagaactgaacctgagtctcaataaactgcaggattcaggagtgaagctgctctctgctggactggagaatccacactgtacactggagacactgag tctgtgttggtgtaaactgacagaggaaagctgtagagttctgtcctcagttctcagatcaaactcctccagactgagagaactgaacctgagtcacaataacctgcaggattcaggagtgaagctgctctctgctggactggagaatccacactgtacactggagacactgag gctgcgtgagtgtaaactgacagaggaaagctgtagagttctgtcctcagttctcagatcaaactcctccagactgagagaactgaacctgagtgacaataacctgcaggattcaggagtgaagctgctctctgctggactggagaatccacactgtacactggagatactgag gctgtgtgtgtgtaatctgacagaggaaagctgtagagttctgtcctcagttctcagatcaaactcctccagactgagagaactgaacctgagtgtcaataacctgcaggattcaggagtgaagctgctctctgctggactggagaatccacactgtacactggagacactgag gctgcgtgagtgtaaactgacagaggaaagctgtagagttctgtcctcagttctcagatcaaactcctccagactgagagaactgaacctgagtgacaataacctgcaggatgcaggagtgaagctgctctctgctggactggagaatccacactgtacactggagatactgag gatgtataactgcagtattacagatgaaggttgtgctgctctggcttctgctctgaggtcaaactcctcatcacacctgagagaactgaatctgaacggtaataatccaggagaatcaggagtgaagctgctctctgatctactgaaggatccacactgtaacctggagacactaca cattaactataataaactcaccaggacTGGCGTATGA
- the LOC128634112 gene encoding NACHT, LRR and PYD domains-containing protein 12 isoform X3 gives MTSNMSVSGEQDLKRDERMMEGKRSDSPEPSCMSMKSDWSMDHPLTFRDGASSPDVRPQQKKSNLSRNQLDSIFKELEHKVITLIKNELKRFRKLLSPDYPACTEREVDDEEDLHSVRDGALKITLHVLKNMNHTDLAHTLHNKLASVYQTKLKSSLREKFKRINEGISQHGSSALLNEIYTELYITEGWSGDVNNEHEVRQIETASRRPATQETPIKCNDLFKDKSIRSVLTKGVAGIGKTVSVQKFILDWAEGKANQDVTFMLPLPFRELNLMKQRHLSLMDLLHHFFPEIRKLEVIDCDSYKVVLIFDGLDECRLPLNFQKNERLCDVTESASVDVLLTNLIKGNLLPSALLWITSRPGAANQIPPECVDQVTEVRGFSDPQKEEYFRKRISDQSLANKIISHMKSSRSLYIMCHIPVFCWISATVLERMLGGAESGEIPKTLTQMFTHFLIFQIKHKDQKYHQKCDPDPQQTRESILALGKLAFQQLEKGNLIFYEEDLRECGIDVREVSVYSGVCTQIFREEFGLHLGKVFSFVHLSVQEFLAALYAFFCFIFRKTNVLVEQSTGLFNFFRKSDMSDLLRTAVDKALQSENGHLDLFLRFLLGLSLESNQTLLRGLMPQTGSSSHIKQETVEYIKEKIRENPSPEKSINLFHCLNELNDHSLVQEVQTYLNRGGYSRLRGTRLSPAQWSALVFVLLNSDQELDEFDLRKYDRSDECLLKLLPVVKASRRADLCECKLTEESCRVLSSVLRSNSSRLRELNLSLNKLQDSGVKLLSAGLENPHCTLETLSLCWCKLTEESCRVLSSVLRSNSSRLRELNLSHNNLQDSGVKLLSAGLENPHCTLETLRLRECKLTEESCRVLSSVLRSNSSRLRELNLSDNNLQDSGVKLLSAGLENPHCTLEILRLCVCNLTEESCRVLSSVLRSNSSRLRELNLSVNNLQDSGVKLLSAGLENPHCTLETLRMYNCSITDEGCAALASALRSNSSSHLRELNLNGNNPGESGVKLLSDLLKDPHCNLETLHINYNKLTRTGV, from the exons atgacctccaacatgagtgtgtctggagaacaggacttaaagagagacgagag aatgatggagggaaagagatcagactcaccagaacccagctgtatgtccatgaagagtgactgGTCAATGGATCATCCACTTACCTTCAGAGAcggagccagttctcctgatgtgag accacaacagaagaaatcaaacctcagcagaaatcagttggactccatattcaag gagctggaacacaaagtcatcactctgataaagaatgagctgaagaggttcaggaagctcctgagtccagattacccagcatgcactgagagggaggtggacgatgaggaggatctgcacagtgtcagagacggagcgctgaagatcacactgcacgtcctgaagaacatgaaccacacagatctcgctcacacactgcacaaca aactcgcctctgtgtatcagacaaagctgaaatccagcctgagagagaagtttaaaagaattaatgaaggaatctcacagcatggaagttcagcacttctgaatgagatctacacagagctctacatcacagaggggtggagtggagacgtcaacaatgaacatgaggtgagacagattgagacagcgtccaggagaccagcaacacaggagacacccatcaaatgtaatgatctctttaaagacaagtccatcagaagtgttctgactaaaggagttgctggaattggaaaaacagtctctgtgcagaagttcattctggactgggctgaaggaaaagcaaatcaggacgtcaccttcatgcttccacttccctttagagagctgaatctgatgaagcagagacatctcagtctgatggatcttcttcatcactttttccctgaaatAAGAAAACTAGAAGTAATAGACTGTGACTCCTacaaagtggtgttgatctttgatggtctggatgagtgtcgacttcctctaaatttccagaagaatgagagactgtgtgatgtgacagagtcagcctcagtggatgtgctgctgacgaacctcatcaaggggaatctgcttccctctgctctcctctggataacctctcgaccaggagcagccaatcagatccctcctgagtgtgtagaccaggtaacagaggtacgagggttcagtgatcctcagaaagaggagtacttcaggaagaggatcagtgatcagagcctggccaataaaatcatctcacacatgaagtcttcaagaagcctctacatcatgtgccacatcccagtcttctgctggatctcagccactgttctagagagaatgttgggtggagcagagagtggagagatccccaagactctgactcaaatgttcacacacttcctgatctttcagatcaaacacaaggaccaaaagtaccatcagaaatgtgaccctgatcctcagcagaccagagagagtatcctggcactgggaaaactggctttccaacagctggagaaaggaaacctgatcttctatgaggaagacctgagagagtgtggcattgatgtgagagaagtgtcagtgtactcaggagtgtgtacccaaatcttcagagaggagtttgggcttcacctggggaaggtgttcagctttgtacatctgagtgttcaggagtttctggctgctttatatgcatttttctgctttatttttagaaagacaaatgtgttaGTGGAACAAAGCACTGGACTTTTTAATTTCTTCAGaaagtcagacatgtctgatctcctcaggactgcagtggacaaggccttacagagtgagaacggacacctggacctgttcctccgcttccttctgggtctctcactggagtccaatcagactctcttacgaggtttaatgccccagacaggaagcagctctcacatcaaacaggaaacagtcgagtacatcaaggagaagatcagggagaatccatctccagagaaatccatcaatctgttccactgtctgaatgaactgaatgatcattctctagtgcaggaagtacagacttacctgaacagaggaggtTACAGTCGTCTCAGGggaaccagactctctcctgctcagtggtcagctctggtgtttgtgttactgaactcagatcaggagctggatgagttCGATTTGAGGAAATATGACCGATCAGAcgaatgtcttctgaagctgctgccagtggtcaaagcctccagaagagctga tctgtgtgagtgtaaactgacagaggaaagctgtagagttctgtcctcagttctcagatcaaactcctccagactgagagaactgaacctgagtctcaataaactgcaggattcaggagtgaagctgctctctgctggactggagaatccacactgtacactggagacactgag tctgtgttggtgtaaactgacagaggaaagctgtagagttctgtcctcagttctcagatcaaactcctccagactgagagaactgaacctgagtcacaataacctgcaggattcaggagtgaagctgctctctgctggactggagaatccacactgtacactggagacactgag gctgcgtgagtgtaaactgacagaggaaagctgtagagttctgtcctcagttctcagatcaaactcctccagactgagagaactgaacctgagtgacaataacctgcaggattcaggagtgaagctgctctctgctggactggagaatccacactgtacactggagatactgag gctgtgtgtgtgtaatctgacagaggaaagctgtagagttctgtcctcagttctcagatcaaactcctccagactgagagaactgaacctgagtgtcaataacctgcaggattcaggagtgaagctgctctctgctggactggagaatccacactgtacactggagacactgag gatgtataactgcagtattacagatgaaggttgtgctgctctggcttctgctctgaggtcaaactcctcatcacacctgagagaactgaatctgaacggtaataatccaggagaatcaggagtgaagctgctctctgatctactgaaggatccacactgtaacctggagacactaca cattaactataataaactcaccaggacTGGCGTATGA